A single window of Deltaproteobacteria bacterium GWC2_65_14 DNA harbors:
- a CDS encoding cysteine--tRNA ligase, whose translation MALTVFNTLGNRKEPFVPLTPGAVRMYVCGVTVYDLCHIGHARANVAFDIIVRYLRHRGYAVTYVRNFTDIDDKILRRAAETGTGYLQVSERYIRAFNEDFERLGLVRPDAEPRATAHIPEIVALVEELVRAGLAYTVDGDVYYAVKGFREYGKLSGRNVEELRSGARVEVDERKRDPLDFALWKASKAGEPAWESPWGPGRPGWHIECSAMAMKHLGETFDIHGGGKDLVFPHHENEIAQSEGATGKPFARYWIHNGFVNVDSEKMSKSLGNFFTLREVLAKVKPDVLRFFFASSHYRSPIDYSDRSLAEAHAGLDRLYRVKAKAEGCGAAGIQPSEVPEDGEFAPLRDAPARFAEAMDDDFNTAAALGHLFDAVRALNRLAPADPFAEPGDAARFLAGVALLDPLFGVLGLMRSSAREYFQVVPEHYVVKPESGSLQILGSEAKLTHGLNPEGIERRIGERKEARARKDYAGADRIRNELEALGILLEDTKAGTTWKYKP comes from the coding sequence ATGGCGCTGACCGTGTTCAACACCCTGGGAAACCGGAAGGAGCCGTTCGTCCCGCTGACGCCTGGGGCGGTGCGGATGTACGTCTGCGGGGTGACGGTCTACGACCTCTGCCACATCGGCCATGCCCGTGCCAATGTGGCGTTCGACATCATCGTCCGGTACCTCCGCCACCGGGGGTACGCGGTCACCTACGTCCGGAACTTCACCGACATCGACGACAAGATCCTCCGCCGGGCGGCCGAGACGGGGACCGGCTACCTGCAGGTCTCGGAGCGGTACATCCGGGCCTTCAACGAGGACTTCGAACGGCTCGGGCTCGTCCGCCCCGACGCGGAGCCCCGCGCCACCGCCCACATCCCCGAGATCGTCGCGCTGGTGGAGGAACTGGTCCGCGCGGGGCTGGCCTACACGGTGGACGGGGACGTCTACTACGCGGTGAAGGGGTTCCGGGAGTACGGAAAACTGTCAGGAAGGAATGTCGAGGAGCTGCGGTCGGGGGCCCGTGTGGAGGTGGACGAGCGCAAGCGCGACCCGCTCGATTTCGCCCTGTGGAAGGCGTCGAAAGCCGGAGAGCCGGCCTGGGAGAGTCCCTGGGGGCCGGGACGGCCCGGATGGCACATCGAGTGCTCCGCGATGGCGATGAAGCACCTGGGCGAGACCTTCGACATCCACGGGGGAGGGAAGGACCTGGTCTTCCCCCACCACGAGAACGAGATCGCACAGTCGGAAGGGGCGACCGGGAAGCCCTTCGCCCGCTACTGGATCCACAACGGCTTCGTGAACGTCGACAGCGAGAAGATGAGCAAGTCGCTGGGGAACTTCTTCACCCTGCGGGAGGTCCTGGCGAAGGTGAAGCCCGACGTGCTGCGCTTCTTCTTCGCCTCGAGCCACTACCGCAGCCCCATCGACTACTCCGACCGGAGCCTGGCCGAGGCGCATGCGGGGCTCGACCGGCTCTACCGTGTCAAGGCGAAGGCGGAAGGATGCGGGGCGGCCGGGATCCAACCGTCCGAGGTCCCGGAGGACGGGGAATTTGCCCCGCTGCGCGACGCCCCGGCCAGGTTCGCCGAGGCGATGGACGACGACTTCAACACGGCGGCGGCGCTCGGGCACCTCTTCGACGCGGTCCGCGCCCTGAACCGGCTGGCCCCGGCCGACCCCTTCGCGGAGCCTGGGGACGCGGCGCGATTCCTGGCGGGGGTTGCGCTCCTCGACCCGCTGTTCGGGGTTCTCGGGCTGATGCGATCCTCCGCGAGGGAGTATTTCCAGGTCGTGCCGGAGCACTATGTGGTGAAACCGGAGAGCGGGTCGCTTCAGATTTTAGGCTCGGAGGCGAAATTAACGCATGGCCTGAACCCAGAGGGAATCGAACGCCGGATCGGGGAACGCAAGGAGGCCCGGGCCCGGAAGGACTACGCCGGGGCCGACCGGATCCGGAACGAGCTGGAGGCGCTGGGGATCCTCCTCGAGGACACGAAGGCCGGCACCACCTGGAAGTACAAGCCGTAG
- a CDS encoding excinuclease ABC subunit C has translation MTGALAGWKTFPRAPGVYLMADARGKVLYVGKAKDLRARLRTYALAGGDGRPQIPHLLPRVASLRCIVTHTEKEALLLENTLIKKHRPPFNVFLRDDKEYLLLRIDRKEEFPRPELVRRVEKDGALYFGPYSSARGIRETLRILFRLFPLCSSSRRKFASRTRPCLNHQMGRCPGACAGLVSREEYLPAVDDAVRFLRGKHRDLLRSWNAEMRRLSGEMRFEEAARLRDRIATVERTLVRQRVVRSVPGEVDAAGWFREGREVTAALLHVREGRLTDARSYRFRADGEDAEALVSFLLQHYAEGAYFPGELLLPIAIPGRTPLASLLSDRAGYRVRVAVPAKGERARLVELAERNALESHRMEREREAAYERVSERLAALCGLPAPPARIEGFDISTISGAEPVGAMVAFLGGRPAKRWYRKFAVLGIPGQDDFAMMEQVVRRRFGHDEDFGGMPDLVLVDGGKGQLSSARTAMEAAGAGRIPVLSLAKERVRGGETVFRERIFLPGRKNPLLLPGNDPLLLLLMRIRDEAHRFALRFHRGRRARESFRHNRKGRS, from the coding sequence GTGACGGGGGCGCTGGCCGGCTGGAAGACCTTCCCCCGCGCTCCCGGCGTCTACCTCATGGCCGACGCCAGGGGGAAGGTGCTCTACGTCGGAAAGGCGAAGGATCTCCGGGCGCGCCTGCGCACCTACGCTTTGGCAGGGGGGGACGGGAGGCCGCAGATCCCGCACCTCCTCCCGCGGGTCGCCTCGCTCCGGTGCATCGTGACCCACACCGAGAAGGAGGCCCTGCTCCTCGAGAACACCCTGATCAAGAAGCACCGCCCCCCCTTCAACGTCTTCCTGCGGGACGACAAGGAGTATCTTCTCCTGCGGATCGACCGGAAGGAGGAGTTCCCCCGGCCGGAGCTGGTGCGGAGGGTGGAAAAGGACGGAGCGCTCTATTTCGGCCCCTATTCCTCCGCGCGGGGGATCCGGGAGACCCTGCGGATCCTCTTCCGGCTGTTCCCGCTCTGCTCCTCCTCCCGGAGGAAGTTTGCCTCCCGGACCCGCCCCTGCCTGAACCACCAGATGGGACGCTGCCCGGGCGCATGCGCCGGCCTGGTCTCGCGGGAGGAGTACCTCCCGGCCGTGGACGACGCCGTCCGCTTCCTGCGGGGGAAGCACCGGGATCTGCTGCGGAGCTGGAACGCGGAGATGCGGCGTCTCTCCGGGGAGATGCGGTTCGAGGAGGCGGCGCGGCTCAGGGACCGGATCGCCACGGTGGAGAGGACGCTCGTCCGGCAGCGGGTCGTCCGGTCCGTTCCGGGGGAGGTGGATGCCGCGGGCTGGTTCCGGGAGGGGAGGGAGGTCACCGCGGCGCTGCTCCACGTCCGGGAGGGACGGCTCACCGACGCCCGCAGCTACCGGTTCCGGGCGGACGGGGAGGACGCCGAGGCGCTCGTCTCCTTCCTGCTGCAGCACTATGCCGAGGGGGCCTACTTTCCGGGCGAACTCCTCCTCCCGATCGCGATCCCCGGGAGGACGCCGCTCGCCTCCCTGCTGTCCGACCGGGCCGGATACCGGGTGCGGGTCGCGGTTCCCGCGAAGGGGGAGCGGGCCCGGCTGGTGGAGCTCGCGGAAAGGAACGCCCTCGAGTCCCACCGGATGGAACGGGAGCGGGAGGCTGCCTACGAGCGGGTTTCCGAACGGCTCGCCGCGCTCTGCGGCCTTCCCGCGCCTCCCGCGCGGATCGAGGGGTTCGACATCTCGACGATCTCGGGGGCCGAGCCGGTGGGGGCCATGGTCGCCTTCCTGGGAGGGAGGCCGGCGAAGCGGTGGTACCGGAAGTTCGCGGTCCTGGGAATCCCGGGGCAGGACGATTTCGCCATGATGGAGCAGGTCGTGCGGCGCAGGTTCGGCCACGACGAGGATTTCGGCGGGATGCCGGACCTGGTCCTGGTGGACGGGGGAAAGGGGCAGCTCTCCTCGGCGCGCACCGCGATGGAGGCTGCGGGTGCCGGAAGGATTCCGGTCCTCTCCCTGGCCAAGGAGCGGGTGCGCGGCGGGGAGACCGTCTTCCGCGAGCGGATCTTCCTCCCGGGGAGAAAGAATCCGTTGCTACTCCCCGGAAACGACCCGCTTCTGCTGTTGCTCATGCGGATCCGTGACGAGGCCCACCGGTTCGCGCTCCGGTTCCACCGGGGGAGGCGGGCCCGCGAGTCCTTCCGGCACAACCGAAAGGGACGGTCCTGA
- a CDS encoding aspartate--tRNA ligase gives MTVEPFLPEHKRTIYCGQVRPEHIGGEVVLCGWVHRRRDHGGLVFVDLRDREGIVQVVFNPGDFPEAHAKADALRVEYVLSVRGFVRSRPPGTENPGLPTGEIEVAASSLAILNESKPLPFSMEDDTDVAEAVRLKYRYLDLRRLEVQQSFLRRSLLARSTRDYFFENGFIEVETPVLTKSTPEGARDYLVPSRVSPGMFFALPQSPQLFKQILMVAGYDRYAQIVKCFRDEDLRADRQPEFTQIDVEMSFVDREDIFSMMEGLMARIFRDVAGVEAVRPFPRISYREAMDRFGVDKPDTRFGMEIADYTAELRNTEFRVFRDVAEKGGVIRGITVPGLAAASRSELAAFEEVAKIGGARGLAWWKAAEGGLSSPMAKHFGAEQVEAIRRKSGASDGDLVLMVADETRTACDSLGRLRLHLGEKLDLIAGDRYDFLWVIDFPLLDWDKEEKRFVAMHHPFTAPLDEDLPLLDSDPGKARAKAYDMVLNGSEIGGGSIRIHRQDVQSRMFRLLDIGPDEARRKFGFLLEALEFGAPPHGGIAFGLDRLAMLLSGARSLRDVIAFPKTQKATCLMTDAPSPVDPGQLRELHIRLANPEKEKKG, from the coding sequence ATGACGGTGGAACCGTTTCTGCCGGAGCACAAGCGGACGATCTACTGCGGGCAGGTCCGGCCGGAGCATATCGGCGGGGAGGTCGTCCTCTGCGGGTGGGTGCACCGCCGCAGGGACCACGGCGGCCTGGTCTTCGTAGACCTTCGGGACCGGGAGGGGATCGTCCAGGTGGTGTTCAACCCGGGGGACTTCCCGGAAGCCCACGCCAAGGCCGATGCCCTGCGCGTCGAGTATGTCCTCTCCGTCCGGGGGTTCGTCCGGAGCCGCCCGCCCGGCACGGAAAACCCTGGGCTTCCCACCGGGGAGATCGAGGTGGCCGCCTCCTCCCTCGCGATCCTGAACGAGTCGAAGCCGCTCCCGTTTTCCATGGAGGACGACACCGACGTGGCGGAGGCTGTCCGCCTGAAATACCGGTACCTCGACCTCCGGCGGCTCGAGGTCCAGCAGAGCTTTCTCCGGAGGTCGCTCCTCGCCCGCTCGACCCGCGACTACTTCTTCGAGAACGGATTCATCGAGGTGGAAACGCCGGTCCTGACGAAGAGCACCCCGGAGGGGGCGAGGGACTATCTCGTTCCCTCCCGCGTCTCCCCGGGGATGTTCTTCGCGCTTCCGCAGTCGCCCCAGCTCTTCAAGCAGATCCTGATGGTCGCCGGCTACGACCGCTACGCCCAGATCGTCAAGTGCTTCCGGGACGAGGACCTGCGGGCCGACCGGCAGCCGGAGTTCACCCAGATCGACGTGGAGATGTCCTTCGTCGACCGGGAAGATATCTTTTCGATGATGGAAGGGCTGATGGCCCGGATCTTCCGGGACGTGGCGGGGGTCGAGGCCGTCCGCCCCTTTCCCCGGATCTCCTACCGGGAGGCGATGGACCGCTTCGGCGTGGACAAGCCCGACACCCGTTTCGGCATGGAGATCGCCGACTACACCGCGGAGCTTCGGAACACGGAGTTCCGCGTCTTCCGGGACGTCGCCGAGAAGGGGGGGGTCATCCGCGGGATCACGGTCCCCGGACTCGCGGCGGCGAGCCGGTCGGAGCTGGCCGCCTTCGAGGAGGTCGCGAAGATCGGGGGAGCCCGGGGGCTGGCCTGGTGGAAGGCGGCGGAGGGGGGGCTCTCCTCCCCCATGGCGAAGCATTTCGGGGCGGAGCAGGTGGAGGCGATCCGGCGGAAGAGCGGGGCCTCGGACGGCGACCTGGTCCTGATGGTGGCGGACGAAACCCGGACCGCCTGCGACTCCCTGGGTCGGCTGCGGCTCCACCTCGGGGAGAAGCTGGATCTTATAGCCGGGGACCGGTACGACTTCCTCTGGGTGATCGACTTCCCGCTCCTCGACTGGGACAAGGAGGAGAAGCGGTTCGTAGCGATGCACCATCCCTTCACCGCTCCCCTGGACGAGGACCTGCCGCTCCTGGACTCGGACCCGGGGAAGGCCCGGGCGAAGGCCTACGACATGGTGCTGAACGGGTCGGAGATCGGCGGCGGGAGCATCCGGATCCATCGCCAGGATGTCCAGTCGAGGATGTTCCGGCTGCTGGACATCGGGCCGGACGAGGCCCGACGGAAGTTCGGGTTCCTCCTGGAGGCCCTCGAATTCGGGGCGCCGCCCCACGGCGGGATCGCCTTCGGGCTGGACAGGCTCGCGATGCTCCTTTCCGGCGCCCGCTCCCTGCGCGACGTCATCGCCTTCCCCAAGACGCAGAAGGCGACCTGCCTGATGACGGACGCCCCCTCTCCGGTGGACCCCGGGCAGCTCCGGGAGCTCCACATCCGGCTGGCGAATCCGGAAAAGGAAAAGAAGGGATAA
- a CDS encoding excinuclease ABC subunit B has protein sequence MEKRFRLQSSFAPAGDQPGAIRELVEGLSRGLPRQVLLGVTGSGKTFTMANVIAETDRPALIIAPNKTLAAQLFSEFKELFPDNAVEYFVSYYDYYQPEAYLPQTDTFIEKDSSINEQIDKMRHSATRSVMTRRDVIVVASVSCIYGLGSPEFYHRATVRVTEGDAFPRNELIRRLVDIQYERNDIDFHRGTFRVRGEAVELFPAYEEDRVLRIEFDEDRIARVRYVDPLRGTRLFDVRDTVVFPASHYVTPGEDLERAVLGIEEELASRLAELAEQGKVLESERLRQRTSYDLEMIRQMGFCSGIENYSRHLDGRSPGQPPYTLLDYFPAGFLTFLDESHVTVPQLNGMYNGDRSRKETLVEFGFRLPSALDNRPFRFEEFVRRVGETIFVSATPAEYELRESGGAVVEQIIRPTGLVDPAVEVRPAGRQVDDLLVEIRARAEAGERVLVTTLTKRMAEDLTEHYEGKGLRVRYLHSDIDTMERVRIIRELRLGEFDALIGINLLREGLDIPEVSLVAILDADKEGFLRSARSLVQTFGRASRNLSGKVILYADRTTGSMREAIAETERRREKQLRFNEEAGITPETVRKNIAEPIGKACESDYVTVPAGEEWEFGSARELARELKRLRREMERAAKQLDFERAAEIRDRLLALERVELAAR, from the coding sequence TTGGAAAAGAGGTTCCGACTACAGTCGTCGTTCGCCCCGGCGGGGGACCAGCCGGGGGCGATCCGGGAGCTGGTCGAGGGGCTCTCGCGGGGGCTCCCGCGCCAGGTCCTGCTGGGGGTGACCGGCTCCGGCAAGACCTTCACGATGGCGAACGTCATCGCGGAGACCGACCGGCCCGCCCTGATCATCGCCCCGAACAAGACGCTCGCGGCGCAGCTCTTCTCCGAGTTCAAGGAGCTCTTCCCCGACAACGCCGTCGAGTACTTCGTCTCCTACTACGACTACTACCAGCCCGAGGCCTACCTTCCGCAGACCGACACCTTCATCGAGAAGGACTCCTCGATCAACGAGCAGATCGACAAGATGCGGCACAGCGCCACCCGTTCGGTGATGACCCGCCGCGACGTGATCGTCGTGGCCTCCGTCTCCTGCATCTACGGGCTCGGGTCCCCCGAGTTCTATCACCGGGCCACCGTCCGCGTGACGGAAGGGGACGCCTTCCCCCGCAACGAGCTGATACGACGGCTGGTCGACATCCAGTACGAGCGCAACGACATCGATTTTCACCGCGGGACCTTCCGGGTCCGGGGGGAGGCGGTGGAGCTCTTCCCTGCATACGAGGAGGACCGGGTCCTGCGGATCGAGTTCGACGAGGACCGGATCGCGCGGGTCCGCTACGTCGACCCGCTCCGGGGGACCCGCCTCTTCGACGTCCGGGATACGGTGGTCTTCCCGGCGAGCCACTACGTAACCCCCGGGGAGGACCTGGAGCGGGCGGTCCTGGGGATCGAGGAGGAGCTCGCGTCCAGGCTCGCGGAGCTCGCGGAGCAGGGGAAGGTCCTCGAGTCGGAGCGGCTCCGCCAGCGGACCTCCTACGACCTGGAGATGATCCGCCAGATGGGGTTCTGCTCCGGGATCGAGAACTATTCCCGCCACCTCGACGGACGCTCGCCCGGCCAGCCCCCTTACACGCTCCTGGACTATTTCCCCGCCGGCTTCCTCACCTTCCTCGACGAATCGCACGTCACCGTGCCCCAGCTGAACGGGATGTACAACGGGGACCGTTCCCGGAAGGAGACGCTGGTCGAGTTCGGCTTCCGCCTTCCCTCCGCCCTCGACAACCGCCCCTTCCGGTTCGAGGAGTTCGTCCGCCGGGTGGGGGAGACGATCTTCGTCTCCGCAACGCCCGCCGAGTACGAGCTCCGGGAGAGCGGGGGGGCGGTGGTGGAGCAGATCATCCGCCCCACGGGGCTCGTGGACCCGGCGGTCGAGGTCCGCCCGGCGGGTCGCCAGGTGGACGACCTGCTCGTGGAGATCCGGGCGAGGGCGGAAGCGGGGGAGAGGGTGCTCGTCACCACGCTGACCAAGCGGATGGCCGAGGATCTGACCGAGCACTACGAGGGGAAGGGTCTCAGGGTCCGCTATCTCCACTCCGACATCGACACGATGGAGCGGGTCCGGATCATCCGGGAGCTGCGGCTGGGGGAGTTCGACGCGCTGATCGGGATCAACCTTCTGCGGGAGGGGCTCGACATCCCCGAGGTGTCGCTGGTGGCGATCCTGGACGCGGACAAGGAGGGGTTCCTGCGGTCGGCCCGCTCCCTGGTGCAGACCTTCGGCCGGGCCTCCAGGAACCTGTCGGGAAAAGTGATCCTCTACGCCGACAGGACGACCGGATCGATGCGGGAGGCGATCGCCGAGACGGAGCGCAGGCGGGAGAAGCAGCTCCGGTTCAACGAGGAGGCCGGGATCACCCCCGAGACGGTGCGGAAGAACATCGCGGAGCCGATCGGAAAGGCGTGCGAGAGCGACTACGTGACCGTCCCCGCCGGGGAGGAATGGGAGTTCGGCTCGGCCCGCGAGCTTGCCCGGGAGCTGAAGCGGCTTCGCCGGGAGATGGAGCGGGCGGCGAAGCAGCTCGACTTCGAGCGGGCGGCCGAGATCCGCGACCGCCTGCTGGCGCTCGAGCGGGTCGAGCTCGCGGCGAGGTAG
- a CDS encoding histidine--tRNA ligase yields the protein MTIPSVRGMKDLLPPASRRWTALEGAFRGHAERYGFSEIRTPILERTDLFARSVGESTDIVEKEMYTFADRSGEMLTLRPEGTAPVVRAILAGRAELGEWPVRLYYLGPMFRHERPQKGRLRQFHQFGAELFGTDSPYADAEVLGFLSAFLTGVGLAGVSLEINSLGDPACRPAYHRELSAYLASREGMLCDDCRRRRVQNPLRVLDCKADRCVEATAEAPSALDSLCGSCREHFGSVEAALRDSGIPFSRNPRMVRGLDYYRRTTFEFVIPGMGAQNTVAAGGRYDGLAEILGGKEPIPAIGFAIGVERLVMLLGKQEESRPAADVFLVTSGSRFLPQAFRWRMTLAGMGLTADLDYECRSVKSQFRRAGKAGARFVVVFGEDEEARGGVVFRDMAAGAQEELSREDAMRRLGSLKREG from the coding sequence ATGACGATTCCTTCCGTCCGGGGGATGAAGGACCTCCTTCCCCCCGCGTCCCGCAGATGGACCGCCCTCGAGGGGGCCTTCCGGGGACATGCCGAGCGGTACGGTTTCTCCGAGATCCGGACCCCGATATTGGAGAGGACCGATCTCTTCGCCCGGTCGGTGGGGGAGAGCACCGACATCGTGGAGAAGGAGATGTACACGTTCGCCGATCGCTCCGGAGAGATGCTCACCCTGCGTCCCGAGGGGACCGCTCCCGTAGTCCGGGCGATCCTGGCGGGTCGGGCGGAGCTGGGCGAGTGGCCCGTCCGCCTCTACTACCTGGGGCCGATGTTCCGGCACGAGCGCCCCCAGAAGGGGAGGCTGCGGCAGTTTCACCAGTTCGGGGCCGAGCTGTTCGGCACCGACTCCCCGTACGCCGACGCGGAGGTGCTGGGCTTCCTGTCCGCCTTCCTGACGGGGGTGGGGCTTGCGGGAGTCTCCCTGGAGATCAACTCCCTGGGCGACCCCGCCTGCCGTCCCGCCTACCACCGGGAGCTCTCCGCATATCTGGCCTCCCGCGAGGGGATGCTGTGCGACGACTGCCGCCGACGGCGCGTGCAGAACCCGCTGAGGGTGCTGGACTGCAAGGCGGACCGGTGCGTGGAAGCCACGGCGGAGGCGCCGTCGGCGCTGGATTCGCTCTGCGGGTCCTGCAGGGAGCACTTCGGGTCGGTCGAGGCGGCGCTTCGTGATTCGGGGATCCCCTTTTCCCGGAACCCGCGGATGGTCCGCGGCCTGGATTATTACCGGAGGACGACCTTCGAATTCGTCATCCCGGGGATGGGGGCCCAGAACACCGTGGCTGCCGGGGGGCGGTACGACGGACTGGCGGAGATCCTGGGCGGGAAGGAGCCGATCCCCGCGATCGGGTTCGCGATCGGGGTCGAGCGGCTGGTCATGCTTCTGGGGAAGCAGGAGGAGTCCCGCCCGGCGGCGGACGTATTCCTCGTCACCTCCGGCTCCCGGTTCCTCCCGCAGGCGTTCCGCTGGAGGATGACGCTGGCCGGGATGGGGCTCACGGCGGACCTCGACTACGAGTGCCGGAGCGTCAAGAGCCAGTTCCGACGGGCCGGGAAGGCGGGGGCGCGGTTCGTGGTCGTCTTCGGGGAGGACGAGGAGGCCCGCGGGGGGGTAGTCTTCCGGGACATGGCGGCGGGGGCGCAGGAAGAGCTGTCCCGTGAAGACGCGATGCGGCGTCTGGGGAGCCTGAAGAGGGAGGGATGA